The following nucleotide sequence is from Leptodactylus fuscus isolate aLepFus1 chromosome 10, aLepFus1.hap2, whole genome shotgun sequence.
gttcctgtcccacctcccctgcgctgttattggtgcaaaaaaggcgccagggaaggtgggaggggaatcgaattttggcgcactttaccacgcagtgttcgattcgattcgaacatggcgaacaccctgatatccgatcgaacatgtgttcgatagaacactgttcgctcatctctaattataatgtgaGAAATAAAGCCAGCATTCAGTATAAGACGTCTCATCTCCTGCACCTACATTCCTCAAGAATGGCCATGAAGATTGGTCGGGGGTCTCTGCACACCTTTCCTGCAGTGGTAGCCTCAGGGGACGTGTGGTATGACATGGCTCCAATTCGAGCTGCTCtaaccccctccccctctataAGGTCCCATATAGTCCAGGCGCCCTGTTATCTATTAGACATTCTGCAGTATTTCATCTTCCTTCCTTTTCTCCAAGCAGAAGGATCGCCTGATGAATTCCACAGCAATGACTTAGTGAGCAACTTCGACTCCAAAGACGACCTCGCCGTTCCTTGTGATACCATTGACATGTGTGTCGATGTGAATGAGATCGGAGACCCTTGGAGCGTGCCCGACTTCCATATCAAAGAAGAAGCCATTTTACACGAGCAAGGACTTCCCGAAGAACTCTTCATGTTTCCGTCCCACCCTTTAGACGTTGCGGCTCAGCTCAGTCTCCTGAATCCGCACTTACCGTTAGAAAACGGATTTGGAGATCAAGTGGACCCTGAGGTGGCGAACCAGAAGCCGGCCGTCATTTGTCCGTATTGCGGGAAGTTGTTCAGTAACCAGTACAGACTTTGTGTCCACCAGAGAacacacacgggggagaagccgttcCAGTGCGCAGAATGCGGTAAGTGTTTTGCTCGTCGCTCTGGTCTCCTGATGCATCGAAGGATCCACACGGATGAGAAGCCCTTCATGTGTTCCGAGTGCGGCAAGTCCTTCAAGCAGCCGACGGCCCTCACTAACCATCTACGGacacacacgggggagaagccgtaTTCTTGCCCGGAGTGCGGTAAATGTTTTTCACTTAATTCTAGCATGGTCATACATCTGAGAAGCCACACGGGCGAACGGCCCTACATGTGCCCAGAGTGCGGCAAACGCTTCGGGTACAAAAGCAGCCTCCTGGACCATCAGAGGGGTCACCGCAACGAGAGGTCTTTGTCGTGCCGAGAGTGCGGGAAATGTTTTATATACAAAACCAACCTTTTCCGGCATCAGAGAATCCACAGACAATAAACACAAGAACTCGTGGCGGTATGGCGTGTTGTCCTATGTTTTCCGCATATAACTTGGACCTTGTCCACCATTGGAGATGTCAACCGGAAGGGTTCAGGCTGTAAAGGGAAGAAGGAAGATGGAGGCCCTGGTTGGTTGTTACAGGGAGACATCTTCCGTGTCCAAGGGGTCGGCCATGATCTTAGTTAATCTGAAGCTGCTGATTCTACAAAAAGGAACGGATCAGATGTAACCCAGGGGGGTATAGACGCAGTCGGTGGGCGCTTCTTGCGCCGATTCTCTCCCTGTGCGCAGCCTGTCGGAAAGATCCTTATGGAATTAGGACAATTTTGGGCACCCAGGGACCGAGCGGAGGAAAAGGAAGTTTGAGGGATTGTGCTTAAGTTTGGACGATGTAGTCAGAGCATAGTCCGAGTCCCGTCACGGCCCGCTTTGTGCCCGCACAGATCGGCCGTGAGATGAAGCAGAAGTGCCAGGGATCAGACAAGGGCCAACGATGGAAAATATCATAAAGATGTTCTCGTAATTCAAGGGCtttaggaaacccctttaacttttcatTTCTGACTACCATTAAAGATATGTTTGGCCCGGTTGGGTCGTGTTCCAATTGGGAGAACTCATCAGTATTAACCGTTGAAGCACTGACTAGTCCGTTCTCTTAGTCTGCGCCATTTTCTATAAGGACATGACTACACGTCTCCCAATGTTCCCGTGCCATCTCTCCTCCCCCATTTTGATTGCTTCTGTTACCAATCTTGGGTTTCGCCCAGTACTGTCCAATCTATTAGGCTTGGTTAGCGGCCTGTGATCAGGTCATGGTCCTGGAGTTgtcaggccccacgttgcggaaatgaagccttttttgtttcagattttgctgcttttttttaaccaaagttgggaa
It contains:
- the LOC142219235 gene encoding gastrula zinc finger protein XlCGF66.1-like produces the protein MESERSAVRAGVLQITLEIIYLLTGEEYTMVKKSRHVMEPEVRRKQRPIMEPTLPSLIDGRNNDQKILELTNKILELLSGEVPIRHEDITLTFTMEEWDYVEKHKDEYKHVLMDDPQTTNPQKGSPDEFHSNDLVSNFDSKDDLAVPCDTIDMCVDVNEIGDPWSVPDFHIKEEAILHEQGLPEELFMFPSHPLDVAAQLSLLNPHLPLENGFGDQVDPEVANQKPAVICPYCGKLFSNQYRLCVHQRTHTGEKPFQCAECGKCFARRSGLLMHRRIHTDEKPFMCSECGKSFKQPTALTNHLRTHTGEKPYSCPECGKCFSLNSSMVIHLRSHTGERPYMCPECGKRFGYKSSLLDHQRGHRNERSLSCRECGKCFIYKTNLFRHQRIHRQ